The following proteins come from a genomic window of Populus nigra chromosome 6, ddPopNigr1.1, whole genome shotgun sequence:
- the LOC133696396 gene encoding ABC transporter I family member 6, chloroplastic-like isoform X3, which yields MALHSTLSSPSPTLQPPPLFSSTHSLKSRALLLNLNSFTNSATRSLRLLSTRRLSPVTAAVSAAETTRSTGTDSGEKKPLFEVKDLTAVIAESKQEIPKGVNVLVYEGEVHAIVGKNGSGKSTFSKPISVTDLGPLHQLPQFTMSGCVIALIPVYQPRPTGSHAVQHYLFGTDNC from the exons ATGGCTTTACACTCCACTCTCTCCTCTCCTTCTCCAACTTTACAGCCACCACCACTCTTTTCTTCGACTCATTCACTCAAGTCTCGAGCTCTGCTCCTCAATTTGAACTCATTTACAAATTCTGCCACTCGCTCTCTCCGCCTCCTCTCCACCCGCCGTCTCTCTCCGGTTACAGCGGCAGTCTCTGCTGCAGAAACCACACGCTCCACTGGAACCGATTCAGGGGAGAAAAAACCGTTGTTCGAAGTCAAGGACTTGACCGCTGTGATTGCTGAGTCGAAACAGGAGATTCCTAAAGGCGTAAACGTTCTGGTTTATGAAGGCGAG gTTCACGCTATTGTGGGAAAAAATGGGTCTGGTAAGAGCACATTTTCAAAG CCAATCTCAGTCACAGATTTAGGTCCACTCCATCAGTTACCACAGTTCACAATGTCTGGCTGTGTTATTGCTCTAATCCCAGTCTATCAGCCCAGACCAACTGGTTCTCATGCTGTGCAACACTATCTGTTCGGAACAGACAACTGCTAG
- the LOC133696396 gene encoding ABC transporter I family member 6, chloroplastic-like isoform X4 translates to MALHSTLSSPSPTLQPPPLFSSTHSLKSRALLLNLNSFTNSATRSLRLLSTRRLSPVTAAVSAAETTRSTGTDSGEKKPLFEVKDLTAVIAESKQEIPKGVNVLVYEGEVHAIVGKNGSVTGGSVVFKDLGPLHQLPQFTMSGCVIALIPVYQPRPTGSHAVQHYLFGTDNC, encoded by the exons ATGGCTTTACACTCCACTCTCTCCTCTCCTTCTCCAACTTTACAGCCACCACCACTCTTTTCTTCGACTCATTCACTCAAGTCTCGAGCTCTGCTCCTCAATTTGAACTCATTTACAAATTCTGCCACTCGCTCTCTCCGCCTCCTCTCCACCCGCCGTCTCTCTCCGGTTACAGCGGCAGTCTCTGCTGCAGAAACCACACGCTCCACTGGAACCGATTCAGGGGAGAAAAAACCGTTGTTCGAAGTCAAGGACTTGACCGCTGTGATTGCTGAGTCGAAACAGGAGATTCCTAAAGGCGTAAACGTTCTGGTTTATGAAGGCGAG gTTCACGCTATTGTGGGAAAAAATGGGTCTG TAACAGGAGGGAGTGTCGTGTTTAAAG ATTTAGGTCCACTCCATCAGTTACCACAGTTCACAATGTCTGGCTGTGTTATTGCTCTAATCCCAGTCTATCAGCCCAGACCAACTGGTTCTCATGCTGTGCAACACTATCTGTTCGGAACAGACAACTGCTAG
- the LOC133696396 gene encoding ABC transporter I family member 6, chloroplastic-like isoform X2: protein MALHSTLSSPSPTLQPPPLFSSTHSLKSRALLLNLNSFTNSATRSLRLLSTRRLSPVTAAVSAAETTRSTGTDSGEKKPLFEVKDLTAVIAESKQEIPKGVNVLVYEGEVHAIVGKNGSGGSVVFKGENLLDMEPKERSLAGLFMSFQSPVEIPGANNIDFLNVAYNARRRKLGLPELGPIWFYAYLFPKLELVNMKSDFLNRNVNGAVVKES, encoded by the exons ATGGCTTTACACTCCACTCTCTCCTCTCCTTCTCCAACTTTACAGCCACCACCACTCTTTTCTTCGACTCATTCACTCAAGTCTCGAGCTCTGCTCCTCAATTTGAACTCATTTACAAATTCTGCCACTCGCTCTCTCCGCCTCCTCTCCACCCGCCGTCTCTCTCCGGTTACAGCGGCAGTCTCTGCTGCAGAAACCACACGCTCCACTGGAACCGATTCAGGGGAGAAAAAACCGTTGTTCGAAGTCAAGGACTTGACCGCTGTGATTGCTGAGTCGAAACAGGAGATTCCTAAAGGCGTAAACGTTCTGGTTTATGAAGGCGAG gTTCACGCTATTGTGGGAAAAAATGGGTCTG GAGGGAGTGTCGTGTTTAAAGGTGAGAACTTGCTTGATATGGAGCCAAAAGAAAGGTCACTTGCTGGGCTTTTTATGAGTTTTCAGTCACCAGTTGAGATTCCTGGTGCTAACAATATTGATTTTCTTAATGTGGCTTATAATGCACGGAGACGGAAACTTGGTCTGCCTGAACTTGGACCTATTTGG TTCTATGCTTATTTGTTTCCAAAACTTGAGCTTGTGAACATGAAGAGTGATTTTCTCAATAGAAATGTGAATGGAGCGGTGGTGAAAGAAAGTTGA
- the LOC133696396 gene encoding ABC transporter I family member 6, chloroplastic-like isoform X1 produces MALHSTLSSPSPTLQPPPLFSSTHSLKSRALLLNLNSFTNSATRSLRLLSTRRLSPVTAAVSAAETTRSTGTDSGEKKPLFEVKDLTAVIAESKQEIPKGVNVLVYEGEVHAIVGKNGSVTGGSVVFKGENLLDMEPKERSLAGLFMSFQSPVEIPGANNIDFLNVAYNARRRKLGLPELGPIWFYAYLFPKLELVNMKSDFLNRNVNGAVVKES; encoded by the exons ATGGCTTTACACTCCACTCTCTCCTCTCCTTCTCCAACTTTACAGCCACCACCACTCTTTTCTTCGACTCATTCACTCAAGTCTCGAGCTCTGCTCCTCAATTTGAACTCATTTACAAATTCTGCCACTCGCTCTCTCCGCCTCCTCTCCACCCGCCGTCTCTCTCCGGTTACAGCGGCAGTCTCTGCTGCAGAAACCACACGCTCCACTGGAACCGATTCAGGGGAGAAAAAACCGTTGTTCGAAGTCAAGGACTTGACCGCTGTGATTGCTGAGTCGAAACAGGAGATTCCTAAAGGCGTAAACGTTCTGGTTTATGAAGGCGAG gTTCACGCTATTGTGGGAAAAAATGGGTCTG TAACAGGAGGGAGTGTCGTGTTTAAAGGTGAGAACTTGCTTGATATGGAGCCAAAAGAAAGGTCACTTGCTGGGCTTTTTATGAGTTTTCAGTCACCAGTTGAGATTCCTGGTGCTAACAATATTGATTTTCTTAATGTGGCTTATAATGCACGGAGACGGAAACTTGGTCTGCCTGAACTTGGACCTATTTGG TTCTATGCTTATTTGTTTCCAAAACTTGAGCTTGTGAACATGAAGAGTGATTTTCTCAATAGAAATGTGAATGGAGCGGTGGTGAAAGAAAGTTGA
- the LOC133696396 gene encoding ABC transporter I family member 6, chloroplastic-like isoform X5, which produces MALHSTLSSPSPTLQPPPLFSSTHSLKSRALLLNLNSFTNSATRSLRLLSTRRLSPVTAAVSAAETTRSTGTDSGEKKPLFEVKDLTAVIAESKQEIPKGVNVLVYEGEVHAIVGKNGSGKSTFSKEGVSCLKFYAYLFPKLELVNMKSDFLNRNVNGAVVKES; this is translated from the exons ATGGCTTTACACTCCACTCTCTCCTCTCCTTCTCCAACTTTACAGCCACCACCACTCTTTTCTTCGACTCATTCACTCAAGTCTCGAGCTCTGCTCCTCAATTTGAACTCATTTACAAATTCTGCCACTCGCTCTCTCCGCCTCCTCTCCACCCGCCGTCTCTCTCCGGTTACAGCGGCAGTCTCTGCTGCAGAAACCACACGCTCCACTGGAACCGATTCAGGGGAGAAAAAACCGTTGTTCGAAGTCAAGGACTTGACCGCTGTGATTGCTGAGTCGAAACAGGAGATTCCTAAAGGCGTAAACGTTCTGGTTTATGAAGGCGAG gTTCACGCTATTGTGGGAAAAAATGGGTCTGGTAAGAGCACATTTTCAAAG GAGGGAGTGTCGTGTTTAAAG TTCTATGCTTATTTGTTTCCAAAACTTGAGCTTGTGAACATGAAGAGTGATTTTCTCAATAGAAATGTGAATGGAGCGGTGGTGAAAGAAAGTTGA
- the LOC133697122 gene encoding fasciclin-like arabinogalactan protein 17, with the protein MAIALSSFNIFFTCLLVSTFHLGFSFSALQENHSNGTYSGQINSNSVLVALLDSHYTELAELVEKALLLQTLEDAVGKHNITIFAPKNEALERDLDPEFKRFLLEPGNLKSLQTLLLYHIVPNRINPSHNSSLQHHSTLCRDRVKLSSQESGEKLIDSAKIIQVNAVERPDGVIHGIERLLIPRSVQQDFNNRRSLQSISAVKPEGAPEVDPRTHRLKKPAPPAKPGSAPVLPIYDAMAPGPSLAPAPAPGPGGPHHHFNGEKQVKDFIETLLLYGGYNEMADILVNLTSLATEMGRLVSEGYVLTVLAPNDEAMAKLTTDQLSEPGAPEQIIYYHVIPEYQTEESMYNAVRRFGKISYDTLRLPHKVLAEEADGSVKFGHPENSAYLFDPDIYTDGRISVQGIDGVLFPLEEKEKSETKKEIKSVKVAVKPQRRGRLLEVACRMLGTFGQDSHFTTCQ; encoded by the exons ATGGCCATCGCACTATCTTCTTTCAACATTTTCTTCACATGTCTTCTTGTCTCTACTTTCCATCTggggttttctttttctgcatTGCAAGAAAACCATAGTAATGGCACTTATTCAGGCCAAATCAACTCAAACTCCGTTCTTGTAGCCCTTCTCGACTCCCATTATACAGAACTAGCTGAACTCGTTGAAAAAGCACTTCTTTTACAAACCCTTGAAGATGCCGTTGGTAAACACAATATCACCATCTTTGCTCCTAAGAACGAAGCTCTTGAACGCGATCTTGATCCTGAATTCAAGAGGTTCTTGCTTGAGCCTGGCAATCTCAAGTCTCTCCAGACTCTTTTACTTTACCACATTGTACCCAACAGAATCAATCCTAGCCATAACTCTTCTCTTCAACATCACAGCACTTTGTGCCGCGATAGAGTCAAACTCAGCAGTCAGGAATCCGGCGAGAAGTTAATAGATTCGGCGAAAATCATTCAGGTGAATGCAGTGGAGAGGCCAGATGGAGTGATTCATGGGATAGAAAGGTTGCTAATCCCACGATCTGTTCAGCAGGATTTCAACAATCGCAGGAGTTTGCAATCAATCTCAGCTGTGAAACCAGAAGGAGCACCAGAGGTTGATCCAAGAACACACAGGTTGAAGAAACCAGCACCACCAGCAAAACCCGGTTCAGCCCCTGTGCTACCAATCTATGATGCAATGGCGCCCGGCCCATCTCTTGCCCCAGCTCCAGCTCCTGGTCCAGGTGGACCTCATCACCATTTCAATGGAGAAAAACAAGTTAAAGATTTCATTGAAACCCTTCTTTTATATGGAGGATACAATGAAATGGCTGATATTCTTGTGAATCTAACATCATTAGCAACTGAAATGGGAAGATTGGTCTCTGAAGGGTATGTGCTAACAGTTTTAGCCCCAAATGATGAAGCAATGGCTAAGCTTACAACGGACCAGTTGAGTGAACCGGGAGCACCAGAGCAGATAATCTATTACCATGTTATACCTGAGTATCAAACTGAAGAAAGCATGTACAATGCTGTTAGAAGATTTGGGAAAATTTCTTATGATACATTAAGATTGCCACACAAGGTTTTGGCAGAAGAAGCTGACGGGTCTGTGAAATTTGGACACCCTGAAAATTCTGCTTATTTGTTTGATCCTGATATTTACACAGATGGGAGAATTTCGGTTCAAGGGATTGATGGGGTTTTGTTTCCATTAGAGGAGAAGGAGAAATCGGAGACCAAAAAGGAAATTAAGAGCGTTAAGGTTGCTGTTAAGCCACAAAGGAGAG GGAGGTTGCTTGAAGTGGCTTGCCGGATGCTTGGGACATTTGGACAAGATTCACATTTCACCACATGCCAGTAA